ACACCTCCGTGCTCGTCAGGAACCCGAACTCCGCCTCGATGTCGCGCCAGAAGACCTCGGTGTCGTTGAGGCTGCTCACGACCCCCGTGGGGAGCGGCTCGGCCTGGCGGGCGAGGACCTCGGAGAGCGCCGCGGTCTCCGTGTAGATGGCGGTCTGTCGTGCGATGAAGAGCTCGAAGTCCGAGGGGGCGCCAGGGGCGACGGCTCGGCTGTAGGCCTGGAGCGTGCTGCGCTGGAGGGGATCGAGAGCGCTCATGGGGGACGGCGGCTGCTCGTGGTGGGGCTGAGCGCGGGACATGGGTCCTCCGATCCTGACGCTCACATCATAGCGTCAGGAACGTCGAATCCGCGGGAGATGCAGGGGGACGCGACAGCACTGCCAGGCTGTGATCATGACGGACGACGAACCCGAGGGCCTGGCATCGTCGATGATGCGCGACCAGTACCTGTACCTCGTGATCACGGGGGTCGTCGCGATCGCCTTCGGCGCCCTCCATCCCGAGCAGCGCGTGCTGGGCTTCGTCGCCGGCGGGGCGTTCGTCGTGGTCGGCGGGATCCTGCTGCGCTGGTCGCTGCGGCGGAAGCGGCGCGGACGGTAGCGGAACCGGTAGCCACGTCCCTTGACCGGGCCCTCCGGGGACGGGACGCTGATCGCATCGACGCCGACCGTCTCGAAGGAGAGACCGATGCCCATGATCTTCGTCAACCTGCCCGTCACCGACCTGCCCCGAGCGATCGCCTTCTACGAGGCCGTCGGCTGCGCCGTGAACCCCGATTTCACCGACGAGAAGGCCGCGTGCCTCGTGGTCGAGGCCGACCGCAGCGCGTTCATGCTCCTCACGCGCGACTTCTTCCAGTCGTTCCTCGACGTGCCGGTGGGCGATCCGTCGTCGAGCGCCGCGGCGATCACCGCGGTCATGCTCGACAGCCGCGAGGACGTCGACGCGCGCGCGACCGCGGGCCTGGACGCCGGCGGATCCGAGGCCCGCCCCGCCGTCGACCTCGGCTTCATATACCAGCGCCAGCTCCGCGACCCCGACGGCAACGTGCTCGAGCTCGGGCACATGGATCCGATCCCGGCCGGCGGCATTCCGGCCGCCGGGGTCAGCGCTGCATGACGCCGCACCATCCGAGCGGATCCGTCTGGGTCACGTGACGGCGCGTGGAGGGCGGCCCGTCGGAACAGAGCACTCAGTCCGTGGCCACCGCATAATACGGCTGCTCCGCCAGCACGTAGCCGATGGGGATGTACGCTGTGTAGGTCGCGAAATCCTCGTTCTCCTCGCCCACGCCGATGGCCATGCCGATGATCTTCCGGTCGCGACCGAACACCGGGGCCCCGGAGTCACCGTGCGCGAGGTTGCCTCGGTACGTCTCGGCCACGAGCTCGTGTGACCCGACGCGGAACAGAGGCGGTCGAGCCACGTTCTCCCATGTGCACCTGGCCCCGCTCTTGGACCCGCTGATGCAGAAGAACTCGCGATCGCTCGGTGTCTTGGTTCCCGTGACCGGCAGCGCCAGCTCCTGACCGTTCCGGTTGGTCGCGATGAACACGTCTCCCGATGCGCGCTGCTCGTAGTGGGACACGAGCGAGCACCCCGATGCCCAGGAGCCGGTATGGCAGACGGGAGAGGTCGTCGTCCTGGGCTCGACGCGGATGATGGCCAGGTCGGCGTCCGGCGACTCCCAGATGATGCTGCCGATCTCCGTCCCTCCTGCGAAGACCCCCCCTCGGCCCACGTCCGCCGCAGTGCTTC
This window of the Clavibacter sepedonicus genome carries:
- a CDS encoding VOC family protein; the protein is MPMIFVNLPVTDLPRAIAFYEAVGCAVNPDFTDEKAACLVVEADRSAFMLLTRDFFQSFLDVPVGDPSSSAAAITAVMLDSREDVDARATAGLDAGGSEARPAVDLGFIYQRQLRDPDGNVLELGHMDPIPAGGIPAAGVSAA